ATCTGAAAGCCGAGCGTTTGCCTGAGGCTCTCGATCTCTTGCGATCCTTGCATGAGAGGGATCTCGACGCGGCCCAATCCGCGCTTCTCGGATTGATTTACCTCAGCGTAGAAGCCGATCGCGACGCGCTCACGTGGTTCGACCGCGCGCTCTGTGTGGATCCGAAGCCGCAAGGCGTCTTGGCGCATCGTGCATTGGCGCTTCAGCGCCTGGGGCGCCAGCAGGAGGCGATTCAATCCTACGATCAGGCGCTCGCGGCGGATGATCTCGACGCAAGCGGTTTTTATCATCGCGGCAATCTCCTGCGGGAGACAGGCAGGCTCGACGAGGCGATTGCCTCTTACGATGCCGCCTTGCGGCTCAACCCGGCCTATCCGGAAGCGCTTTATGCCGGCGGCACCATCCTTCTCGAGGCCGGGCAGCTCGATGCGTCGCTTGAGTTTTTCGACGAGGCCTTGCGGCTGAAGCCGGATTTCTGCCAGGCTTGGTTCAGCCGCGGCAATGCGCTGCAAAAGCTCAACCGCTGTCACGCGGCCATTGGCGCCTATGACGCCGCGCTCGGCCTTGCGTCGGGGCACCCGGATGTTCTGACCAATCGCGGCGTGGCCTTCTACGAGATCGGACGGCACAGCGAGGCGCTCGCGTCTTACGAAGAAGCCTTGCGCACGCGGCCCGATTTTCCGCAGGCCCTGCTCAATCGCGCCAACGTCTATCTGCGTATCGGCAAGCCCGATTTGGCATTGGCCGATTGCGAGGCGGCTTTAAAGCACAAGCCGGATTATCTCGAGGCCCTGAGCAGCGAAGGCATCGCCTTGCGCGATTTGGGGCGCATCCGTGAATCGATTGCCTCTTTCGATACGGCGCTCGCTTTTGCGCCGGGTTTTGCCCATGCCCGCAACAATCGCGGCGCCGCGCTTTTGCTCCTCGGCGATTTCGAACGGGGCTGGGAAGATTACGAGTTTCGCTGGATCGGCGGTGAGACGCCGAAGCGCGAGTTGAAATTGCCGCTG
The Methyloferula stellata AR4 DNA segment above includes these coding regions:
- a CDS encoding tetratricopeptide repeat protein yields the protein MKSSPRPRSREAVPPRLPGAAAPISLTLSHAIEHLKAERLPEALDLLRSLHERDLDAAQSALLGLIYLSVEADRDALTWFDRALCVDPKPQGVLAHRALALQRLGRQQEAIQSYDQALAADDLDASGFYHRGNLLRETGRLDEAIASYDAALRLNPAYPEALYAGGTILLEAGQLDASLEFFDEALRLKPDFCQAWFSRGNALQKLNRCHAAIGAYDAALGLASGHPDVLTNRGVAFYEIGRHSEALASYEEALRTRPDFPQALLNRANVYLRIGKPDLALADCEAALKHKPDYLEALSSEGIALRDLGRIRESIASFDTALAFAPGFAHARNNRGAALLLLGDFERGWEDYEFRWIGGETPKRELKLPLPEWSGEVKPGDSILAFDEQGFGDAIQFSRYLPPLIKAGAKVTFFCRKKLHRLLSTLDPAIRLVDTIGNAEDFDCQVALSSFPFILKTRLETIPAATPYIFAEAERVAQWKHRLGPEGFKIGLCWHGNQNVRADPARSIPLAAFAALAAEGVRLIGLQVGAGTEQLDDLPPSMRIERLGVDFDAGPDAFVDTAAVMQGLDLILTCDTSVAHLAGALGRPVWLLLKPVPDWRWLLDRADSPWYPTMRLFRRTGTESWTDLLARVAIALHEHLGPSRQ